The following are from one region of the Vidua chalybeata isolate OUT-0048 chromosome 12, bVidCha1 merged haplotype, whole genome shotgun sequence genome:
- the TASOR gene encoding protein TASOR isoform X4: MADAVIRTGGEMEPEQHQRMEKTSAGVLGVESNRAGAAEDTTQNGGRSESGSAGEALLVAAVAAEDKVLTNLSISSSSQRRSSISTANEQQQQQPPSGVLGGPPPLPKPPEDQQPVRRNFQIPRKSREKKALFQPVLPGSREFEDIIKILHSCYLDQSSVSNFKYKRASLVHSELLEKEFTEKRRELKFDGRPEKELSESYAFLMVDRCQIQSICEKGLQVGHSKITVLGSPSMGVYISKYADLLQPNPLESGATGDVIVFKIIKGKMKSIYDHIGMKAVESTVKSVLDPTPKHECHVSKNATKVTSLLAYRAYELTQYYFYEYGFDEIRRRPRHVCPYAVVSFTYKDDMAQGPKVVPPSRANTFHADRSTEKPNVTLWRGQLWNKGRLICHVSLKSAAKPFLPCKLPEKLEVEKVASIDQLKKKISPSLFLKETYQERKEVWKNGLYCSLYEVVEKSRSGSHLEGLLQKLENEKLVLVKPLVDRGFLFLLSPWQMMSPYDHQTGRSRVLHALFLFPEPRGVIYSAQKSVPYGTQKNSTTEKKEIVPELTKLIQSLHFALFRSRRHSGVDFNAVMEKYVHEYFKKLYYGPGGGREFTFHEYSTHLDEKKSLYPAPRYKGHISRCLQNYIFSCEAYQLPVSRAKELLDRNRKPQRFSPISDYEAREDYSDFSKAKCRKRIHPKYEAIAVKKKLPHFGDYDTERLKELINLIQCRKKNVGGDSDSEDPRIRSGLKRKLEKQSEHLQKYLKMSDSSENIFQYKGGRTLDSPHSVFSTNSGGHEGDFRQADVSDADIEALLETLASAGPWDPALAQSVTQALALGTEEIEEYVRQKYEYESIPAQDRDDHELPNTAQADSVTFKDPQSPAMLETDVLCLPCPIDVGLQLPPNEAPLEHMLHLQEASTETTFEDCSPCPSAPIEHGYLRQHPCSNNLGEVGMHWKLIPITDTQKGTAEDGHYTGQVEKPEDQYELTDQPFTAKHSISAVIETTLLEEYKLFARKIQEILQQKNIPYVSDMSTQVLSAQERIMRLSEHICLQASEISVQEYIESLSEKLNSVILASSCMKQTPPVYSSPGALEVVSSTAPGPVPDTLAVCRDSDMVPVPEPLCNDLGEELHSHEQPSASLPLGKEKMAHGNAKPEDQTSSGGDLMEPPEKTQKSPENLNVSTQPALSDFISQLEPELFTSLVKIMAGVQKSTVKFYIHEEEESVLCREIKEYLRRLGNTECHPEEFLKSDNLDKLLIIIQNEDIANLIHKIPSLVTLKRLSCVSFAGVESLDDVKNHTYNELFVSGGFVVSDESVLNPESITTDKLKQFLTFLEDLNTPDGKWQWKVHCKIQKKLKELGRMNANALNLLTLLNTYQKKNLVEILSYHNCDSQTRNAPELDCLIRLQVQNIQQRHVVFLTEKNLKTLSSYIDNGIVVAAVDDFMRNFKSLIGFHNSVTEQNHLPPCSADQRQSDAVLTLSPLELGVEISQH; this comes from the exons ATGGCGGATGCCGTGATCCGCACTGGCGGCGAGATGGAGCCGGAGCAGCATCAGCGGATGGAGAAGACCAGCGCGGGCGTCCTCGGAGTGGAGAGTAACAGAGCAGGAGCCGCTGAGGACACCACACAAAATGGCGGACGCTCTGAGAGCGGTAGCGCTGGGGAGGcgctgctggtggctgctgttgctgcagaGGACAAGGTCCTCACAAACCTCAGCATCAGTAGCAGCAGCCAGCGCAGGAGCAGCATCTCGACGGCaaatgaacagcagcagcagcagccgcccAGCGGTGTGCTTGGGGGGCCGCCCCCTCTCCCTAAGCCCCCAGAAGACCAGCAGCCTGTTAGGAGGAACTTTCAGATccccaggaagagcagagaaaagaaag CACTCTTTCAGCCAGTACTTCCAGGTTCTCGGGAATTTGAGGATATTATAAAGATTCTACATTCTTGCTACTTGGATCAAAGTTCAGTgtctaattttaaatacaagaGAGCCAGCTTAGTTCATAGTGAACTGTTGGAAAAGGAA TTCACAGAAAAACGCAGAGAGCTGAAGTTCGATGGGCGCCCGGAGAAGGAGCTCTCGGAGAGTTACGCATTCCTCATGGTGGATCGGTGCCAG ATCCAGAGCATATGTGAAAAGGGACTGCAGGTTGGCCACTCCAAAATCACAGTTCTTGGCAGCCCTTCCATGG GTGTATATATCTCCAAGTATGCTGATTTATTGCAGCCTAATCCTCTAGAATCTGGAGCAACTGGAGATgtgattgtttttaaaataataaag ggaaaaatgaaaagcatatATGACCACATTGGTATGAAAGCAGTGGAATCAACTGTCAAGAGTGTGTTGGATCCCACCCCAAAGCACGAGTGTCATGTTTCAAAGAATGCAACTAAAGTCACCTCCTTGTTGGCTTACCGAGCTTATGAACTTACTCAG tACTACTTTTATGAATACGGCTTTGATGAGATCAGGCGAAGACCAAGACATGTTTGTCCTTACGCTGTTGTTTCATTTACTTATAAAGATGACATGGCACAAGGACCAAAAGTTGTGCCCCCATCAAG AGCAAACACCTTCCATGCAGATAGAAGTACAG AGAAACCTAACGTTACATTGTGGAGGGGACAGCTTTGGAATAAAGGCAGACTTATCTGCCATGTTTCCCTAAAATCAGCAGCAAAACCTTTCCTTCCATGCAAGCT TCCTGAGAAGCTTGAGGTTGAAAAGGTTGCAAGCATTgatcagctgaagaaaaaaatttcaccaTCATTGTTCTTAAAAGAAACTtaccaagaaagaaaagaag TGTGGAAGAATGGCCTGTACTGTAGCCTGTATGAAGTTGTGGAGAAGTCGCGTTCTGGGAGTCACTTAGAGGGTTTACTTCAAAAACTAGAGAACGAGAAACTT gTCCTTGTGAAGCCACTTGTGGAcagaggatttctttttcttctttctccttggcAAATGATGTCCCCTTATG ACCACCAGACTGGACGGTCCCGTGTGCTTCATGCATTGTTTCTGTTTCCAGAGCCTAGAGGTGTAATTTACTCAG CACAAAAAAGTGTTCCATATGGAACACAGAAAAATTCAACtactgagaaaaaggaaattgttcCAGAATTGACAAAGTTGATTCAGTCtctgcattttgctttattCCGGTCCCGTAGACACAGCGGTGTAGATTTCAATGCTGTTATGGAAAAGTACGTGCATGAGTACTTTAAAAAACTCTACTATGGCCCTGGAGGAGGTAGAGAATTTACATTTCATGAGTACTCAACACAtctggatgaaaaaaaatccctgtacCCTGCCCCAAGATACAAAGGTCACATTAGCAGGTGCTTGCAGAACTATATTTTCAGTTGTGAGGCCTATCAGCTCCCCGTTTCCAGAGCTAAGGAACTGCTGGATAGAAATCGGAAGCCTCAGCGCTTCAGTCCCATCTCAGATTATGAAGCTAGAGAAGACTACTCTGACTTTTCCAAGGcaaaatgcaggaaaagaaTCCATCCCAAATATGAAGCCATTGCTGTCAAAAAAAAACTGCCTCATTTTGGAGACTATGATACTGAAAGACTCAAGGAACTTATTAACTTGATCCAGtgtaggaagaaaaatgtaGGTGGAGATTCTGATTCTGAAGACCCCAGAATTAGAAGTGGTCTGaaaagaaagctggaaaaacaaTCTGAACATTTGCAGAAATACCTAAAAATGAGTGACTCTTCagagaatatttttcagtaCAAAG GGGGCAGAACCTTGGATTCACCACACTCTGTGTTCTCAACGAATTCTGGTGGCCATGAGGGTGACTTCAGGCAGGCGGATGTGTCGGACGCTGACATCGAAGCGCTGCTGGAGACACTGGCCTCTGCTGGTCCCTGGGACCCGGCGCTGGCACAGTCTGTCACTCAGGCCTTAGCATTAGGCACTGAGGAAATTGAAGAGTATGTGAGACAAAAATATGAGTATGAATCCATtccagcacaggacagagaTGATCACGAGCTTCCTAACACTGCTCAAGCTGACAGTGTTACCTTCAAGGACCCGCAGAGCCCGGCCATGCTGGAAACTGACGTGCTGTGCTTGCCCTGCCCCATTGATGTTGGTCTGCAGCTCCCACCCAACGAAGCACCCCTTGAGCACATGCTACATTTACAA gAAGCCAGCACTGAGACTACCTTTGAAGACTGCAGTCCCTGTCCTAGTGCACCTATAGAACATGGCTATCTCAGGCAACATCCCTGCTCAAATAATCTAGGGGAAGTCGGAATGCACTGGAAACTTATCCCAATTACAG ACACACAGAAGGGGACAGCAGAAGATGGACATTACACAGGACAAGTGGAGAAACCTGAAGATCAGTATGAGCTAACAGATCAACCTTTTACAGCTAAGCATTCCATTAGTGCAGTAATAGAGACAACACTGTTAGAAGAATATAAGCTCTTTGCAAGAAAGATTCAAGAAATTTTGCAACAAAAAAACATTCCTTATGTCAGTGACATGTCCACACAAGTCCTTTCGGCCCAGGAGAGGATAATGAGACTTTCTGAACACATCTGTTTGCAGGCATCAGAGATTTCTGTCCAAGAATATATAGAGAGCCTGAGTGAGAAGCTGAACAGTGTCATTTTGGCTTCTTCATGCATGAAGCAGACTCCCCCAGTTTATTCTAGTCCTGGAGCACTGGAGGTGGTGAGCAGCACTGCCCCAGGGCCCGTGCCTGACACGCTGGCCGTGTGCAGGGACAGTGACATGGTGCCAGTCCCAGAGCCACTGTGCAATGACCTGGGGGAAGAGCTGCATTCTCATGAGCAGCCTTCAGCAAGCCTACCCCTAGGGAAGGAGAAAATGGCTCATGGGAATGCTAAACCAGAGGATCAGACTTCTTCTGGTGGTGATCTCATGGAACCACCAGAAAAGACTCAGAAATCCCCTGAGAACTTAAACGTTTCAACTCAACCAGCTCTTTCTGATTTCATAAGCCAGTTAGAACCTGAACTATTTACCAGTTTGGTCAAAATAATGGCAGGCGTACAGAAAAGCACTGTCAAATTTTATATTcatgaagaggaggaaagtgTTCTCTGCAGAGAAATCAAG GAATATCTTAGAAGGTTAGGGAACACAGAGTGCCATCCAGAGGAGTTCCTTAAAAGCGATAATTTGGATAAACTGTTGATCATTATCCAAAATGAAGACATTGCCAACCTCATCCATAAG ATCCCTAGCCTGGTGACTCTGAAGAGGCTCTCCTGTGTCAGCTTTGCAGGGGTCGAGAGTTTGGATGATGTGAAAAATCACACTTATAATGAGCTGTTTGTGtctgggggttttgttgtgtCAGATGAATCTGTCCTTAACCCAGAGTCCATCACTACAG ATAAACTAAAACAGTTCCTGACATTTCTGGAGGACCTCAATACCCCAGATGGGAAATGGCAATGGAAAGTCCactgcaaaatacaaaaaaaactgaaagagcTGGGGAG GATGAATGCCAATGCCCTGAACCTGCTCACCCTTCTGAACACCTATCAAAAGAAGAACTTGGTTGAGATTCTGTCTTACCATAACTGTGATTCTCAAACTCGAAATGCTCCAGAACTTGATTGTCTCATCAGGCTTCAGGTTCAAAACATACAACAGAGACATGTTGTCTTCCTAACAG aAAAGAATCTGAAAACGCTCTCGAGTTACATTGATAATGGCATAGTGGTTGCTGCTGTTGATGACTTTATGCGTAACTTTAAAAGTCTCATTGGGTTTCACAACTCTGTTACTGAGCAGAaccacctccctccctgcagtgctgaccAAAGACAATCAG ATGCTGTTTTGACATTGTCCCCTTTGGAGCTGGGAGTTGAGATTTCCCAGCACTAA
- the TASOR gene encoding protein TASOR isoform X1, translating to MADAVIRTGGEMEPEQHQRMEKTSAGVLGVESNRAGAAEDTTQNGGRSESGSAGEALLVAAVAAEDKVLTNLSISSSSQRRSSISTANEQQQQQPPSGVLGGPPPLPKPPEDQQPVRRNFQIPRKSREKKALFQPVLPGSREFEDIIKILHSCYLDQSSVSNFKYKRASLVHSELLEKEFTEKRRELKFDGRPEKELSESYAFLMVDRCQIQSICEKGLQVGHSKITVLGSPSMGVYISKYADLLQPNPLESGATGDVIVFKIIKGKMKSIYDHIGMKAVESTVKSVLDPTPKHECHVSKNATKVTSLLAYRAYELTQYYFYEYGFDEIRRRPRHVCPYAVVSFTYKDDMAQGPKVVPPSRANTFHADRSTEKPNVTLWRGQLWNKGRLICHVSLKSAAKPFLPCKLPEKLEVEKVASIDQLKKKISPSLFLKETYQERKEVWKNGLYCSLYEVVEKSRSGSHLEGLLQKLENEKLVLVKPLVDRGFLFLLSPWQMMSPYDHQTGRSRVLHALFLFPEPRGVIYSAQKSVPYGTQKNSTTEKKEIVPELTKLIQSLHFALFRSRRHSGVDFNAVMEKYVHEYFKKLYYGPGGGREFTFHEYSTHLDEKKSLYPAPRYKGHISRCLQNYIFSCEAYQLPVSRAKELLDRNRKPQRFSPISDYEAREDYSDFSKAKCRKRIHPKYEAIAVKKKLPHFGDYDTERLKELINLIQCRKKNVGGDSDSEDPRIRSGLKRKLEKQSEHLQKYLKMSDSSENIFQYKGGRTLDSPHSVFSTNSGGHEGDFRQADVSDADIEALLETLASAGPWDPALAQSVTQALALGTEEIEEYVRQKYEYESIPAQDRDDHELPNTAQADSVTFKDPQSPAMLETDVLCLPCPIDVGLQLPPNEAPLEHMLHLQEASTETTFEDCSPCPSAPIEHGYLRQHPCSNNLGEVGMHWKLIPITGLKSPEEPLEYLPPTDALPNDPRVVNRQRNSDYQLPCSPFSDTQKGTAEDGHYTGQVEKPEDQYELTDQPFTAKHSISAVIETTLLEEYKLFARKIQEILQQKNIPYVSDMSTQVLSAQERIMRLSEHICLQASEISVQEYIESLSEKLNSVILASSCMKQTPPVYSSPGALEVVSSTAPGPVPDTLAVCRDSDMVPVPEPLCNDLGEELHSHEQPSASLPLGKEKMAHGNAKPEDQTSSGGDLMEPPEKTQKSPENLNVSTQPALSDFISQLEPELFTSLVKIMAGVQKSTVKFYIHEEEESVLCREIKEYLRRLGNTECHPEEFLKSDNLDKLLIIIQNEDIANLIHKIPSLVTLKRLSCVSFAGVESLDDVKNHTYNELFVSGGFVVSDESVLNPESITTDKLKQFLTFLEDLNTPDGKWQWKVHCKIQKKLKELGRMNANALNLLTLLNTYQKKNLVEILSYHNCDSQTRNAPELDCLIRLQVQNIQQRHVVFLTEKNLKTLSSYIDNGIVVAAVDDFMRNFKSLIGFHNSVTEQNHLPPCSADQRQSVLVEKDEKDEEDMSLDSGDELSEIEICSGASKYDTHVEALQTETKGPHGVDAKESCLSVTELPPEAQTGLGEKTYKSDLEEKQPIPTVSTTCSAEGEKHNTVEQTPFSNFQVYSRQLNMSHQFSHFSVLTHQTFLGTTYQISPANQNQEGCNYFLSAYNQSMDTEKSLSPGGWDSCCDSSRPYSEQK from the exons ATGGCGGATGCCGTGATCCGCACTGGCGGCGAGATGGAGCCGGAGCAGCATCAGCGGATGGAGAAGACCAGCGCGGGCGTCCTCGGAGTGGAGAGTAACAGAGCAGGAGCCGCTGAGGACACCACACAAAATGGCGGACGCTCTGAGAGCGGTAGCGCTGGGGAGGcgctgctggtggctgctgttgctgcagaGGACAAGGTCCTCACAAACCTCAGCATCAGTAGCAGCAGCCAGCGCAGGAGCAGCATCTCGACGGCaaatgaacagcagcagcagcagccgcccAGCGGTGTGCTTGGGGGGCCGCCCCCTCTCCCTAAGCCCCCAGAAGACCAGCAGCCTGTTAGGAGGAACTTTCAGATccccaggaagagcagagaaaagaaag CACTCTTTCAGCCAGTACTTCCAGGTTCTCGGGAATTTGAGGATATTATAAAGATTCTACATTCTTGCTACTTGGATCAAAGTTCAGTgtctaattttaaatacaagaGAGCCAGCTTAGTTCATAGTGAACTGTTGGAAAAGGAA TTCACAGAAAAACGCAGAGAGCTGAAGTTCGATGGGCGCCCGGAGAAGGAGCTCTCGGAGAGTTACGCATTCCTCATGGTGGATCGGTGCCAG ATCCAGAGCATATGTGAAAAGGGACTGCAGGTTGGCCACTCCAAAATCACAGTTCTTGGCAGCCCTTCCATGG GTGTATATATCTCCAAGTATGCTGATTTATTGCAGCCTAATCCTCTAGAATCTGGAGCAACTGGAGATgtgattgtttttaaaataataaag ggaaaaatgaaaagcatatATGACCACATTGGTATGAAAGCAGTGGAATCAACTGTCAAGAGTGTGTTGGATCCCACCCCAAAGCACGAGTGTCATGTTTCAAAGAATGCAACTAAAGTCACCTCCTTGTTGGCTTACCGAGCTTATGAACTTACTCAG tACTACTTTTATGAATACGGCTTTGATGAGATCAGGCGAAGACCAAGACATGTTTGTCCTTACGCTGTTGTTTCATTTACTTATAAAGATGACATGGCACAAGGACCAAAAGTTGTGCCCCCATCAAG AGCAAACACCTTCCATGCAGATAGAAGTACAG AGAAACCTAACGTTACATTGTGGAGGGGACAGCTTTGGAATAAAGGCAGACTTATCTGCCATGTTTCCCTAAAATCAGCAGCAAAACCTTTCCTTCCATGCAAGCT TCCTGAGAAGCTTGAGGTTGAAAAGGTTGCAAGCATTgatcagctgaagaaaaaaatttcaccaTCATTGTTCTTAAAAGAAACTtaccaagaaagaaaagaag TGTGGAAGAATGGCCTGTACTGTAGCCTGTATGAAGTTGTGGAGAAGTCGCGTTCTGGGAGTCACTTAGAGGGTTTACTTCAAAAACTAGAGAACGAGAAACTT gTCCTTGTGAAGCCACTTGTGGAcagaggatttctttttcttctttctccttggcAAATGATGTCCCCTTATG ACCACCAGACTGGACGGTCCCGTGTGCTTCATGCATTGTTTCTGTTTCCAGAGCCTAGAGGTGTAATTTACTCAG CACAAAAAAGTGTTCCATATGGAACACAGAAAAATTCAACtactgagaaaaaggaaattgttcCAGAATTGACAAAGTTGATTCAGTCtctgcattttgctttattCCGGTCCCGTAGACACAGCGGTGTAGATTTCAATGCTGTTATGGAAAAGTACGTGCATGAGTACTTTAAAAAACTCTACTATGGCCCTGGAGGAGGTAGAGAATTTACATTTCATGAGTACTCAACACAtctggatgaaaaaaaatccctgtacCCTGCCCCAAGATACAAAGGTCACATTAGCAGGTGCTTGCAGAACTATATTTTCAGTTGTGAGGCCTATCAGCTCCCCGTTTCCAGAGCTAAGGAACTGCTGGATAGAAATCGGAAGCCTCAGCGCTTCAGTCCCATCTCAGATTATGAAGCTAGAGAAGACTACTCTGACTTTTCCAAGGcaaaatgcaggaaaagaaTCCATCCCAAATATGAAGCCATTGCTGTCAAAAAAAAACTGCCTCATTTTGGAGACTATGATACTGAAAGACTCAAGGAACTTATTAACTTGATCCAGtgtaggaagaaaaatgtaGGTGGAGATTCTGATTCTGAAGACCCCAGAATTAGAAGTGGTCTGaaaagaaagctggaaaaacaaTCTGAACATTTGCAGAAATACCTAAAAATGAGTGACTCTTCagagaatatttttcagtaCAAAG GGGGCAGAACCTTGGATTCACCACACTCTGTGTTCTCAACGAATTCTGGTGGCCATGAGGGTGACTTCAGGCAGGCGGATGTGTCGGACGCTGACATCGAAGCGCTGCTGGAGACACTGGCCTCTGCTGGTCCCTGGGACCCGGCGCTGGCACAGTCTGTCACTCAGGCCTTAGCATTAGGCACTGAGGAAATTGAAGAGTATGTGAGACAAAAATATGAGTATGAATCCATtccagcacaggacagagaTGATCACGAGCTTCCTAACACTGCTCAAGCTGACAGTGTTACCTTCAAGGACCCGCAGAGCCCGGCCATGCTGGAAACTGACGTGCTGTGCTTGCCCTGCCCCATTGATGTTGGTCTGCAGCTCCCACCCAACGAAGCACCCCTTGAGCACATGCTACATTTACAA gAAGCCAGCACTGAGACTACCTTTGAAGACTGCAGTCCCTGTCCTAGTGCACCTATAGAACATGGCTATCTCAGGCAACATCCCTGCTCAAATAATCTAGGGGAAGTCGGAATGCACTGGAAACTTATCCCAATTACAG GTCTGAAATCACCAGAAGAGCCACTGGAATACTTGCCACCAACGGATGCACTTCCTAATGACCCCCGGGTAGTAAATAGACAGAGAAATTCTGATTATCAATTGCCATGCTCTCCATTTTCAGACACACAGAAGGGGACAGCAGAAGATGGACATTACACAGGACAAGTGGAGAAACCTGAAGATCAGTATGAGCTAACAGATCAACCTTTTACAGCTAAGCATTCCATTAGTGCAGTAATAGAGACAACACTGTTAGAAGAATATAAGCTCTTTGCAAGAAAGATTCAAGAAATTTTGCAACAAAAAAACATTCCTTATGTCAGTGACATGTCCACACAAGTCCTTTCGGCCCAGGAGAGGATAATGAGACTTTCTGAACACATCTGTTTGCAGGCATCAGAGATTTCTGTCCAAGAATATATAGAGAGCCTGAGTGAGAAGCTGAACAGTGTCATTTTGGCTTCTTCATGCATGAAGCAGACTCCCCCAGTTTATTCTAGTCCTGGAGCACTGGAGGTGGTGAGCAGCACTGCCCCAGGGCCCGTGCCTGACACGCTGGCCGTGTGCAGGGACAGTGACATGGTGCCAGTCCCAGAGCCACTGTGCAATGACCTGGGGGAAGAGCTGCATTCTCATGAGCAGCCTTCAGCAAGCCTACCCCTAGGGAAGGAGAAAATGGCTCATGGGAATGCTAAACCAGAGGATCAGACTTCTTCTGGTGGTGATCTCATGGAACCACCAGAAAAGACTCAGAAATCCCCTGAGAACTTAAACGTTTCAACTCAACCAGCTCTTTCTGATTTCATAAGCCAGTTAGAACCTGAACTATTTACCAGTTTGGTCAAAATAATGGCAGGCGTACAGAAAAGCACTGTCAAATTTTATATTcatgaagaggaggaaagtgTTCTCTGCAGAGAAATCAAG GAATATCTTAGAAGGTTAGGGAACACAGAGTGCCATCCAGAGGAGTTCCTTAAAAGCGATAATTTGGATAAACTGTTGATCATTATCCAAAATGAAGACATTGCCAACCTCATCCATAAG ATCCCTAGCCTGGTGACTCTGAAGAGGCTCTCCTGTGTCAGCTTTGCAGGGGTCGAGAGTTTGGATGATGTGAAAAATCACACTTATAATGAGCTGTTTGTGtctgggggttttgttgtgtCAGATGAATCTGTCCTTAACCCAGAGTCCATCACTACAG ATAAACTAAAACAGTTCCTGACATTTCTGGAGGACCTCAATACCCCAGATGGGAAATGGCAATGGAAAGTCCactgcaaaatacaaaaaaaactgaaagagcTGGGGAG GATGAATGCCAATGCCCTGAACCTGCTCACCCTTCTGAACACCTATCAAAAGAAGAACTTGGTTGAGATTCTGTCTTACCATAACTGTGATTCTCAAACTCGAAATGCTCCAGAACTTGATTGTCTCATCAGGCTTCAGGTTCAAAACATACAACAGAGACATGTTGTCTTCCTAACAG aAAAGAATCTGAAAACGCTCTCGAGTTACATTGATAATGGCATAGTGGTTGCTGCTGTTGATGACTTTATGCGTAACTTTAAAAGTCTCATTGGGTTTCACAACTCTGTTACTGAGCAGAaccacctccctccctgcagtgctgaccAAAGACAATCAG TTCTTGtagaaaaggatgaaaaggaTGAGGAGGACATGTCTCTGGATTCAGGGGATGAATTGTCAGAAATAGAAATCTGCAGTGGTGCCTCTAAGTATGATACTCATGTGGAAGCTTTGCAGACAGAGACCAAGGGCCCACATGGAGTAGATGCTAAAGAAAGCTGCTTATCAGTTACAGAGTTACCTCCTGAAGCACAAACTGGCCTTGGGGAAAAGACTTACAAAAGTGACTTGGAAGAGAAGCAGCCAATTCCTACAGTTTCTACAACATGCtctgctgaaggagaaaaacacaatACAGTTGAACAAACTCCTTTCAGTAACTTCCAGGTTTATAGCAGACAATTAAACATGTCCCATCAATTCAGCCACTTTAGTGTCCTCACTCATCAAACTTTTCTGGGAACAACATACCAAATTTCTCCTGCAAATCAAAACCAAGAAGGGTGCAATTATTTTCTATCTGCCTACAATCAGAGCATGGATACAGAAAAGTCATTGTCACCTGGTGGCTGGGATAGTTGCTGTGATTCTTCCAGGCCATATTCAGAACAGAAATGA